In one window of Electrophorus electricus isolate fEleEle1 chromosome 15, fEleEle1.pri, whole genome shotgun sequence DNA:
- the acadm gene encoding medium-chain specific acyl-CoA dehydrogenase, mitochondrial isoform X2, whose amino-acid sequence MLFSKILKSGVGTALRFQSNAVAASARAATAVKGSHGGFSFDLTDQQKEFQEVARKFSREEIIPVAQDYDKSAEYPVPLIRRAWELGLMNAHIPEDCGGLGLSIFDACLITEELAYGCTGVQTAIEANSLGQMPVILCGNDAQKKKYLGRLTEEPLMCAYCVTEPGAGSDVAGIKTRAEKKGDEYIVNGQKMWITNGGKANWYFLLTRTNPDPKCPASKAFTGFIVDANTPGIQIGRKEMNMGQKCSDTRGITFEDVRIPKENVLIGEGAGFKIAMGAFDRTRPPVAAGATGLAQRALDEATKYALERKTFGRVIADHQAVSFILAEMTMKVELARMAYQRAAWEVDQGRRNTYYASIAKAFAGDIANQVASDAVQIFGGNGFNSEYPVEKLLRDAKIYQIYEGTAQIQRLIIAREHLGKYQQ is encoded by the exons ATGCTTTTTAGCAAG attTTGAAGTCGGGTGTTGGAACTGCGCTGAGGTTTCAAAGCAATGCTGTTGCAGCTAGTGCAAGAGCAGCCACTGCAGTGAAAGGGTCCCATGGAGGGTTCTCCTTTG ATCTGACTGACCAGCAGAAAGAATTCCAGGAAGTAGCCAGGAAATTTTCAAGAGAAGAGATTATTCCAGTTGCCCAAGATTATGACAAAAGTGCTGAA TATCCAGTTCCACTCATCAGGAGGGCATGGGAGCTGGGATTAATGAATGCTCATATCCCAGAGGACTGTG gGGGGTTGGGTCTGTCTATTTTTGATGCTTGCCTCATCACCGAGGAGTTGGCCTATGGCTGCACAGGAGTACAAACGGCCATTGAAGCTAACTCTCTTGGA CAAATGCCAGTCATTCTTTGCGGTAACGatgctcagaaaaaaaagtatttgggAAGGTTGACTGAGGAGCcactgatgtgt GCCTACTGCGTGACAGAACCAGGAGCTGGCTCTGATGTGGCAGGCATAAAGACTCGTGCTGAGAAAAAAGGAGATGAATACATTGTCAATGGGCAGAAAATGTGGATCACCAATGGAGGAAAAGCAAACTG GTATTTTCTGCTGACCCGCACAAACCCTGATCCCAAATGTCCAGCCAGCAAGGCTTTCACAGGCTTTATCGTGGACGCTAATACTCCAGGAATTCAAATTGGCAGGAAG GAAATGAACATGGGTCAGAAGTGCTCTGACACGCGAGGCATAACTTTTGAGGATGTGCGTATCCCCAAAGAGAATGTCCTGATTGGAGAAGGAGCTGGCTTCAAGATTGCTATGGGTGCTTTTGACAGGACCAGACCTCCA GTTGCTGCAGGGGCCACAGGGCTTGCTCAGAGAGCACTGGATGAAGCCACCAAGTATGCCTTGGAGCGAAAAACGTTTGGCAGAGTTATTGCTGAT CACCAGGCTGTTTCATTTATTCTGGCAGAGATGACCATGAAGGTGGAGCTGGCCAGGATGGCATATCAGCGGGCTGCCTGGGAGGTGGACCAGGGCCGCAGGAACACTTACTACGCCTCCATTGCCAAGGCCTTTGCTGGAGACATCGCCAACCAGGTTGCTAGTGATGCCGTGCAAATTTTCGGTGGGAATGGATTCAATAGTGAATACCCTGTGGAGAAACTGTTGAGGGATGCAAAGATATATCAG ATTTATGAAGGAACTGCTCAAATTCAAAGACTCATTATAGCACGAGAGCATCTTGGCAAATACCAGCAGTGA
- the acadm gene encoding medium-chain specific acyl-CoA dehydrogenase, mitochondrial isoform X1: protein MLFSKILKSGVGTALRFQSNAVAASARAATAVKGSHGGFSFDLTDQQKEFQEVARKFSREEIIPVAQDYDKSAEYPVPLIRRAWELGLMNAHIPEDCGRSIFNRMKIKLHHICSFVIIIMTQNGVCVYSSWKQISVPVPGGLGLSIFDACLITEELAYGCTGVQTAIEANSLGQMPVILCGNDAQKKKYLGRLTEEPLMCAYCVTEPGAGSDVAGIKTRAEKKGDEYIVNGQKMWITNGGKANWYFLLTRTNPDPKCPASKAFTGFIVDANTPGIQIGRKEMNMGQKCSDTRGITFEDVRIPKENVLIGEGAGFKIAMGAFDRTRPPVAAGATGLAQRALDEATKYALERKTFGRVIADHQAVSFILAEMTMKVELARMAYQRAAWEVDQGRRNTYYASIAKAFAGDIANQVASDAVQIFGGNGFNSEYPVEKLLRDAKIYQIYEGTAQIQRLIIAREHLGKYQQ from the exons ATGCTTTTTAGCAAG attTTGAAGTCGGGTGTTGGAACTGCGCTGAGGTTTCAAAGCAATGCTGTTGCAGCTAGTGCAAGAGCAGCCACTGCAGTGAAAGGGTCCCATGGAGGGTTCTCCTTTG ATCTGACTGACCAGCAGAAAGAATTCCAGGAAGTAGCCAGGAAATTTTCAAGAGAAGAGATTATTCCAGTTGCCCAAGATTATGACAAAAGTGCTGAA TATCCAGTTCCACTCATCAGGAGGGCATGGGAGCTGGGATTAATGAATGCTCATATCCCAGAGGACTGTGGTAGGTCAATATTtaacagaatgaaaataaaattacatcATATTTGTTCCTTTGTTATAATCATTATGACCCagaatggggtgtgtgtatatagctCTTGGAAACAaatttctgttcctgttccaggGGGGTTGGGTCTGTCTATTTTTGATGCTTGCCTCATCACCGAGGAGTTGGCCTATGGCTGCACAGGAGTACAAACGGCCATTGAAGCTAACTCTCTTGGA CAAATGCCAGTCATTCTTTGCGGTAACGatgctcagaaaaaaaagtatttgggAAGGTTGACTGAGGAGCcactgatgtgt GCCTACTGCGTGACAGAACCAGGAGCTGGCTCTGATGTGGCAGGCATAAAGACTCGTGCTGAGAAAAAAGGAGATGAATACATTGTCAATGGGCAGAAAATGTGGATCACCAATGGAGGAAAAGCAAACTG GTATTTTCTGCTGACCCGCACAAACCCTGATCCCAAATGTCCAGCCAGCAAGGCTTTCACAGGCTTTATCGTGGACGCTAATACTCCAGGAATTCAAATTGGCAGGAAG GAAATGAACATGGGTCAGAAGTGCTCTGACACGCGAGGCATAACTTTTGAGGATGTGCGTATCCCCAAAGAGAATGTCCTGATTGGAGAAGGAGCTGGCTTCAAGATTGCTATGGGTGCTTTTGACAGGACCAGACCTCCA GTTGCTGCAGGGGCCACAGGGCTTGCTCAGAGAGCACTGGATGAAGCCACCAAGTATGCCTTGGAGCGAAAAACGTTTGGCAGAGTTATTGCTGAT CACCAGGCTGTTTCATTTATTCTGGCAGAGATGACCATGAAGGTGGAGCTGGCCAGGATGGCATATCAGCGGGCTGCCTGGGAGGTGGACCAGGGCCGCAGGAACACTTACTACGCCTCCATTGCCAAGGCCTTTGCTGGAGACATCGCCAACCAGGTTGCTAGTGATGCCGTGCAAATTTTCGGTGGGAATGGATTCAATAGTGAATACCCTGTGGAGAAACTGTTGAGGGATGCAAAGATATATCAG ATTTATGAAGGAACTGCTCAAATTCAAAGACTCATTATAGCACGAGAGCATCTTGGCAAATACCAGCAGTGA
- the rabggtb gene encoding geranylgeranyl transferase type-2 subunit beta, with protein MGTQIKDVVIKPDAPNSLILDKHADYIAAYGSKKDDYEYTLSEYLRMSGIYWGLTVMDLMGQLDRMNQEEIIDFIKSCQHDCGGISASTGHDPHLLYTLSAVQILTLYDRVKAIDVDKVVDYVRGLQQEDGSFAGDKWGEIDTRFSFCAVATLALLGRLDAVDVGKAVEFVLSCMNFDGGFGCRPGSESHAGQIYCCTGFLSITGQLHQVNADLLGWWLCERQLPSGGLNGRPEKLPDVCYSWWVLAALKIIGRIHWIDKAKLRAFILACQDEETGGFADRPGDMVDPFHTLFGVAGLSLLGDEQIKPVNPVFCMPEDVLQRIGLHPDLLT; from the exons ATG GGGACCCAGATAAAAGACGTGGTCATTAAGCCTGATGCTCCCAACTCTTTGATACTCGACAAACATGCAGACTATATTGCCGCCTATGGCTCTAAAAAAGATGACTAT GAATATACACTTTCAGAGTACTTGAGGATGAGTGGCATTTACTGGGGCCTGACTGTGATGGACCTGATGGGCCAACTTGACCGTATGAACCAAGAAGAGATCATAGACTTCATTAAGTCCTGCCAGCATGACTGTGGAGGCATCAGTGCCAGTACTGGCCATGACCCTCACCTGCTCTACACCCTCAGTGCTGTACAG ATTTTGACATTGTATGACCGTGTTAAAGCCATTGATGTAGACAAGGTTGTGGACTATGTTAGAGGACTGCAGCAGGAAGATGGTTCATTTGCTGGAGACAAATGGG GGGAAATAGATACCAGGTTTTCCTTCTGTGCAGTTGCAACCCTTGCATTGCTG GGCAGACTGGATGCAGTGGATGTAGGCAAGGCAGTAGAGTTTGTCCTTTCCTGTATGAACTTTGATGGAGGATTTGGCTGCAGGCCTGGCTCTGAGTCTCATGCTGGGCAG ATTTATTGTTGCACAGGTTTCCTGTCTATCACAGGACAGCTCCATCAGGTCAATGCAGATCTGCTGGGCTGGTGGCTCTGCGAGAGACAGCTCCCATCCGGAGGCCTCAATGGGAGGCCAGAGAAG cTGCCAGATGTCTGTTACTCCTGGTGGGTTCTTGCAGCTTTGAAAATCATTGGCAGAATTCACTGGATTGACAAAGCCAAGCTGCGAGCCTTTATCCTGGCTTGTCAGGATGAGGAGACAGGAGGCTTTGCTGACCGACCAGGAGATATG GTGGATCCTTTCCATACCCTGTTTGGTGTGGCTGGTCTGTCTCTGCTGGGGGATGAGCAAATTAAGCCTGTGAACCCTGTGTTCTGCATGCCAGAGGATGTCCTCCAGAGAATTGGCCTCCATCCAGACCTGCTGACTTAG